Proteins encoded by one window of Flagellimonas lutaonensis:
- a CDS encoding DUF6427 family protein: protein MISRFFGKTQPIQYVVLLVFLFAFHWLYAVRIVGEQLTPNAILGQLLLFALVAISILFADMMVKKHKITGQHSFFMLFWVLLIILFPNTVAEAKAMVSNFFVLLAVHRLLEVKSLKNLKHKIFDAMLWVCFASLFCPWTLLFFGLVFFSINTYAPKSTKTWLSALAGIATFLMLTLAVLFWYGKSQFFVEHYDFVAQFKQGMPSSVTDLNSKIIVFAALVVIMAIIDFVKFRKKGGGRIIVFRFMLLYFFLALLVNALAQTSPFYILFSFMPASVFIANYIETIKRAQLKEAVLALFILAPLALLLEQQMG from the coding sequence ATGATATCAAGATTTTTTGGCAAAACCCAGCCCATTCAGTATGTCGTTCTCTTGGTCTTTCTGTTTGCCTTTCATTGGCTGTATGCCGTTCGCATTGTGGGCGAGCAATTAACCCCCAACGCCATCTTGGGCCAACTATTGCTGTTCGCACTAGTGGCAATCAGTATTCTGTTTGCTGATATGATGGTCAAAAAGCATAAGATTACCGGCCAGCATTCGTTCTTTATGCTTTTTTGGGTGTTGCTGATCATACTTTTTCCGAATACAGTGGCCGAAGCCAAGGCCATGGTAAGCAATTTCTTTGTTTTGTTGGCAGTACACCGCTTGCTCGAGGTCAAGTCACTAAAAAATCTAAAGCATAAGATTTTCGATGCCATGCTTTGGGTTTGCTTCGCCTCGCTTTTCTGCCCTTGGACCCTTCTTTTTTTTGGCCTTGTATTTTTTTCGATCAATACCTATGCCCCGAAATCGACCAAGACCTGGTTATCGGCTTTGGCGGGGATTGCCACTTTCTTGATGTTGACCCTTGCTGTTCTTTTCTGGTACGGTAAAAGCCAATTTTTTGTGGAACACTATGATTTTGTCGCCCAGTTCAAGCAAGGGATGCCGAGCTCGGTAACGGACCTAAACAGCAAAATAATCGTATTTGCGGCGCTGGTCGTTATCATGGCCATCATAGATTTTGTGAAGTTTCGAAAAAAGGGCGGCGGGCGAATCATCGTATTTCGCTTCATGCTGTTGTATTTCTTTTTGGCACTTTTGGTGAATGCCCTGGCGCAGACCTCGCCATTCTATATTTTGTTCAGTTTTATGCCAGCCTCGGTTTTTATCGCCAACTATATAGAGACCATCAAACGGGCGCAGTTAAAAGAGGCGGTATTGGCACTTTTTATCTTAGCCCCATTGGCACTGCTACTGGAGCAACAAATGGGCTAA
- the purD gene encoding phosphoribosylamine--glycine ligase, with protein sequence MNILILGSGGREHTFAWKIAQSDKVNKLFVAPGNAGTSKIAKNLDIKVNDFEHLKQAVLAESIDMVVVGPEDPLVNGLHDFFLEDEQLKDIPLIGPQKLGATLEGSKEFAKAFMKRHSIPTAAYESFTKETLARGYAFLESLDPPYVLKADGLAAGKGVLILNDIEEAKKELKAMLVDAKFGTASNTVVVEEFLDGIELSCFVLTDGENYKILPTAKDYKRIGEGDLGLNTGGMGAISPVPFADAEFMQKIEQRIVKPTIDGLKKDNIPYVGFIFIGLIKVNGEPKVIEYNVRMGDPETEVVIPRIKNDMVEVLQAVADGRLNEVTLEIDERSAATVMTVSGGYPEAYEKGKEIIGLEKISDSIVFHAGTKEENGKILTNGGRVIAVTSFGNDFREALSTSYQNIQKMDFEGMYYRKDLGFDL encoded by the coding sequence ATGAATATTTTGATATTGGGTTCGGGGGGTCGTGAGCATACCTTTGCTTGGAAAATTGCCCAAAGTGACAAGGTCAATAAACTTTTTGTGGCGCCGGGCAATGCTGGTACTTCTAAGATTGCCAAAAATCTTGATATTAAGGTTAATGACTTCGAGCATTTAAAGCAAGCAGTGCTTGCCGAAAGCATCGATATGGTGGTCGTGGGGCCAGAAGACCCGTTGGTAAATGGGTTGCATGACTTTTTTCTGGAAGATGAACAACTAAAAGACATTCCACTAATAGGGCCGCAAAAGCTGGGAGCGACCTTGGAGGGCAGTAAAGAATTTGCCAAGGCCTTTATGAAACGCCATAGCATCCCCACCGCGGCCTATGAGAGCTTTACAAAAGAGACGTTGGCCAGGGGCTATGCTTTTTTGGAATCTCTTGATCCGCCCTATGTGCTTAAGGCCGATGGTCTTGCCGCAGGTAAGGGAGTGTTGATTTTAAACGATATCGAAGAGGCCAAAAAAGAGCTGAAGGCCATGCTTGTGGACGCGAAATTTGGTACAGCCAGCAACACAGTCGTGGTCGAGGAGTTTTTAGATGGGATTGAACTGAGCTGTTTTGTTTTAACAGATGGCGAAAATTACAAAATACTGCCCACCGCCAAAGATTACAAACGAATAGGAGAGGGAGACCTAGGGTTGAACACGGGTGGAATGGGCGCTATTTCACCGGTTCCCTTTGCCGATGCCGAATTCATGCAGAAAATAGAACAACGCATTGTAAAACCTACCATAGACGGACTTAAAAAAGACAACATCCCTTATGTTGGTTTTATTTTTATTGGACTGATAAAGGTTAATGGAGAGCCCAAGGTAATTGAATACAATGTGCGTATGGGCGATCCGGAGACCGAGGTGGTCATTCCGAGAATCAAGAACGACATGGTCGAAGTGTTACAGGCGGTGGCCGATGGGAGACTGAATGAGGTCACGTTGGAGATAGACGAACGCTCAGCTGCAACGGTGATGACAGTTTCAGGAGGTTACCCAGAGGCTTATGAAAAAGGGAAGGAGATTATTGGGCTGGAAAAGATTTCCGATTCCATAGTTTTTCATGCGGGCACCAAAGAAGAAAACGGAAAAATCTTGACCAACGGCGGCCGTGTGATCGCGGTCACTTCTTTCGGAAATGATTTTAGGGAAGCCCTGTCAACTTCCTATCAGAATATCCAAAAAATGGATTTTGAAGGAATGTACTACCGAAAAGATCTAGGGTTTGACCTTTGA
- a CDS encoding sugar transferase: protein MPRPSILNSIERKFILLVGDLLIISASLNLLINHAIDKEFVSTTLKVFVFAFGILVFLGLSYILDFYNLEKVAKRRYIVSLSIFIAAFYVFLVFIFAVFFFDVSFWRIPLLSFLLLTPIEVGLWRLFFGNMFRIIPTTKNVLYIYDKFSADSVKNETNAINGYDINTFYKVRLTYSIDHNTLVNKSFFLSAAEKIDTIIVNIKDYERLTKDLENMIVSSILNGKEVISYMSFYESTYEALPLTSHNESYYEILQLRNRKIRYLQTIFTFCINFVLSVFVGTIFLLVTPFVWFCNLFFNRGPLFYTQKRVGKYGKEFKIYKFRSMVVDAEKSGAKMASKNDMRVTPFGKVLRMFRIDEIPQIISVIKGNMQFIGPRPERKIFVDELNQITPFYNVRHIIKPGITGWAQVKFKYGENLDDSIKKLEYDLYYIKNRSITLDLRIIFKTITTVLFSRGV, encoded by the coding sequence ATGCCAAGACCCTCAATACTTAATTCAATAGAGAGAAAGTTTATTCTCTTGGTGGGAGACCTCTTGATCATTTCGGCTTCACTCAATCTTTTAATCAACCATGCCATAGATAAAGAGTTTGTTTCAACAACGCTTAAAGTTTTCGTTTTTGCTTTTGGTATACTTGTGTTCTTGGGGCTTTCGTACATACTAGATTTCTATAACTTGGAAAAAGTTGCCAAAAGAAGATATATAGTGTCGCTGTCCATATTTATTGCGGCTTTCTACGTTTTTCTTGTTTTTATTTTTGCTGTTTTTTTCTTTGACGTGAGCTTTTGGCGCATACCCCTTCTTTCTTTTCTTCTTTTAACGCCAATTGAAGTTGGATTGTGGCGATTGTTCTTTGGGAATATGTTCAGAATCATTCCAACCACAAAAAATGTCCTATACATTTATGACAAGTTTTCCGCCGATTCAGTGAAGAATGAAACTAATGCTATCAATGGGTATGATATCAACACCTTCTACAAGGTTAGGCTTACCTACTCAATTGATCATAACACTCTGGTAAACAAAAGTTTTTTCTTGTCTGCAGCCGAAAAGATAGATACCATAATCGTTAATATTAAGGACTACGAAAGACTGACTAAAGATTTAGAGAATATGATTGTAAGCTCCATTCTTAATGGAAAGGAGGTTATTTCTTATATGTCATTCTATGAAAGTACTTATGAGGCCTTGCCTTTAACCTCTCACAATGAAAGCTACTATGAAATATTGCAGTTGAGAAATAGAAAAATAAGATACTTGCAGACGATATTTACCTTTTGCATAAACTTTGTACTTTCTGTATTTGTGGGAACCATATTCTTATTGGTTACTCCATTCGTTTGGTTTTGCAATCTGTTTTTCAACAGGGGGCCACTTTTTTATACCCAAAAACGGGTCGGCAAGTATGGTAAAGAATTCAAAATATACAAATTTAGGTCTATGGTGGTCGATGCCGAGAAAAGTGGAGCAAAAATGGCCTCAAAGAACGACATGAGGGTTACGCCATTTGGGAAAGTACTTAGAATGTTTAGAATAGACGAAATACCTCAAATAATATCCGTGATAAAGGGCAATATGCAGTTTATAGGGCCCCGTCCTGAGCGTAAAATTTTTGTAGATGAATTAAATCAGATAACCCCGTTCTATAATGTAAGGCACATTATTAAACCAGGAATTACTGGTTGGGCTCAAGTGAAGTTTAAATATGGAGAAAATTTGGATGATTCGATAAAAAAGCTTGAATATGACCTATACTATATCAAGAATAGGTCAATAACTTTGGATTTAAGGATTATTTTTAAAACAATTACAACTGTCTTATTTTCGCGTGGAGTATGA
- a CDS encoding DUF6341 family protein: MSSFFYGIEDLFVNYLFWPYDFFRFMDNWWTSNTVNWIFLIIGVIAMFYWLKQLKLFNDRGEEDKSITSHSYL; this comes from the coding sequence ATGAGCTCATTTTTTTACGGTATCGAAGACTTATTTGTGAACTATCTCTTTTGGCCCTACGACTTTTTCCGTTTTATGGACAATTGGTGGACGTCTAACACCGTAAACTGGATATTTCTGATTATTGGTGTTATCGCCATGTTCTATTGGCTGAAGCAGCTAAAACTTTTCAATGATCGTGGCGAAGAAGACAAGAGCATAACCTCGCACTCATACCTGTAA
- a CDS encoding DUF4254 domain-containing protein, whose amino-acid sequence MFSEQAFKIFEESIEDYHVKDHVDQEFVNRYDSGIERLLYRKNWIDTVQWHYEDIIRDPQIEPEEALQLKRKIDASNQDRTDLVEYIDSYFLQKYQSVDVKPDATINTESPAWAIDRLSILALKIYHMREEVERKDASAAHVQKCQEKLNVLLEQKKDLSTAINQLLADIENGDKYMKVYKQMKMYNDDELNPVLRGQKG is encoded by the coding sequence ATGTTCAGCGAACAGGCCTTTAAGATTTTTGAAGAGAGCATTGAAGATTACCATGTCAAAGACCATGTGGACCAAGAATTCGTGAATCGATATGATAGTGGAATCGAAAGACTGCTCTACCGCAAAAACTGGATAGATACCGTGCAGTGGCATTATGAGGACATTATCAGAGATCCCCAAATTGAACCCGAAGAAGCTCTACAGCTTAAGCGGAAAATAGATGCCAGCAATCAAGACCGTACCGATCTGGTAGAATATATCGACAGCTATTTTCTTCAAAAATACCAATCGGTAGATGTAAAGCCTGATGCCACCATCAATACGGAAAGCCCTGCTTGGGCCATCGACCGATTATCGATTTTGGCCTTAAAGATCTACCATATGCGCGAAGAGGTCGAGCGCAAGGATGCCTCGGCAGCACATGTTCAGAAATGCCAAGAAAAGCTGAACGTGCTGCTTGAGCAAAAGAAAGACCTTTCGACCGCTATCAACCAGCTCTTGGCCGATATTGAAAACGGAGACAAGTACATGAAAGTCTATAAGCAGATGAAAATGTACAATGATGATGAATTAAACCCTGTTTTGCGTGGCCAAAAAGGCTAA
- a CDS encoding glycosyltransferase family 2 protein, which produces MKADVATDNMVSIITPIFNSEKYIEQCIASVIKQTHTNWEHLVIDDCSSDSGPLKVKETAKNEKRLKYIRLTKNSGAGIARNKGISLARGKYVAFLDSDDIWHPEKLEKQLKFMIDNDYCFTFTSYGFIDVQGKKIEGEMRAKHTVTYQKALYKNPIGCLTAVYNVEKLGKVFMPEIRKRQDFALWLKLLKKTNAYGLQECLAFYRKGNESISSNKLKLIPYEWKIYRKEEGLSFFESLFYLITASILKLKSYF; this is translated from the coding sequence ATGAAAGCAGATGTGGCGACAGACAATATGGTTTCGATAATCACCCCAATTTTCAATTCTGAAAAATACATTGAACAGTGCATTGCCTCGGTGATCAAACAAACACACACCAATTGGGAACACCTTGTTATCGATGATTGTTCATCCGATAGTGGGCCGCTCAAGGTTAAAGAGACAGCAAAAAACGAAAAAAGACTGAAGTATATAAGGCTCACAAAAAATTCAGGGGCTGGAATTGCGCGAAATAAAGGAATTTCATTGGCTAGAGGGAAATACGTAGCTTTTTTGGATAGTGATGATATTTGGCACCCTGAAAAATTGGAAAAACAGTTGAAATTTATGATTGATAACGATTATTGTTTTACGTTTACCTCTTATGGTTTCATTGATGTGCAAGGCAAAAAAATAGAAGGTGAAATGAGGGCAAAGCATACGGTAACATATCAAAAAGCGCTATATAAAAACCCAATAGGATGCCTTACTGCTGTGTATAATGTCGAAAAACTTGGTAAGGTTTTTATGCCAGAGATTAGAAAAAGACAAGATTTTGCGCTTTGGCTAAAACTTTTGAAAAAAACCAATGCCTATGGATTGCAGGAGTGTTTGGCTTTTTACAGAAAAGGCAATGAATCAATTTCGTCAAATAAACTAAAATTAATCCCTTATGAATGGAAAATATACCGGAAAGAAGAGGGATTATCTTTTTTCGAGAGTTTGTTCTATCTTATAACTGCCTCTATACTGAAGCTAAAGAGTTATTTTTAA
- a CDS encoding UDP-glucuronic acid decarboxylase family protein, whose protein sequence is MKQTLITGAAGFLGSHLCDRFIAEGHHVIAMDNLITGDLKNIEHLFQLKQFEFYHHDVTKFVHVPGKLDYILHFASPASPIDYLKIPIQTLKVGALGTHNLLGLAKEKGARFMIASTSEVYGDPLVHPQTEEYYGNVNTIGPRGVYDEAKRFQESITMAYHRFHGLDTRIVRIFNTYGPRMRLNDGRVIPAFMGQALRGEDLTVFGDGSQTRSFCYVDDEIEGIYRLLMSDYTLPMNIGNPHEITIKEFAEEIIKLTGTDQKIVYKPLPKDDPMQRQPDITKAKEILGWEPKVGREEGMKKTFEYFKTLSKEELERTEHRDFSDHNRK, encoded by the coding sequence ATGAAACAAACCCTCATCACCGGTGCAGCAGGCTTTTTGGGATCCCATCTTTGCGATAGATTCATCGCTGAAGGGCACCATGTCATCGCAATGGACAACCTAATAACAGGTGACCTCAAAAATATTGAACACCTTTTTCAATTAAAACAGTTTGAGTTTTATCACCACGATGTTACGAAGTTCGTACATGTTCCCGGTAAACTTGACTACATTCTCCATTTTGCTTCTCCGGCAAGCCCAATCGACTATTTAAAAATACCCATCCAGACCTTAAAGGTTGGTGCATTGGGCACTCACAACTTGTTAGGATTGGCCAAAGAAAAAGGGGCACGTTTTATGATAGCTTCTACCTCCGAGGTATATGGAGACCCTCTAGTGCATCCACAAACGGAAGAATATTATGGCAATGTGAATACCATTGGCCCCAGAGGGGTCTACGATGAGGCAAAACGGTTTCAAGAGTCCATTACAATGGCCTACCATCGCTTTCATGGCTTAGATACTAGAATTGTAAGAATCTTTAATACGTATGGCCCAAGAATGCGTCTGAACGATGGTAGGGTCATTCCCGCATTTATGGGACAGGCTTTGCGGGGCGAAGATTTGACCGTATTTGGCGATGGCTCCCAAACCCGTTCATTTTGCTATGTTGATGATGAGATTGAAGGCATTTATCGGCTCTTGATGAGCGACTATACCCTGCCAATGAACATTGGCAATCCACATGAAATAACCATCAAGGAGTTTGCTGAAGAAATCATTAAGCTGACAGGGACAGATCAAAAAATTGTCTATAAGCCACTGCCAAAAGATGATCCCATGCAGCGCCAGCCTGATATCACAAAGGCTAAAGAGATTTTGGGATGGGAGCCGAAAGTAGGTCGCGAAGAGGGAATGAAAAAAACATTTGAATATTTCAAGACCCTTTCAAAGGAAGAGTTGGAGCGGACCGAACATCGCGATTTTTCAGATCACAACAGAAAATAG